In Cicer arietinum cultivar CDC Frontier isolate Library 1 chromosome 1, Cicar.CDCFrontier_v2.0, whole genome shotgun sequence, one DNA window encodes the following:
- the LOC101514195 gene encoding thiosulfate/3-mercaptopyruvate sulfurtransferase 1, mitochondrial isoform X2: MASSFLTKILLGPRSIITHHPPILSSFFSKRLFSIQTVPTSTAQNTKLTGWAPCMASSIVGRRAAYSTRSAPTNEPVVSVDWLYDNLKEPDIKVVDASWYMPDEQRNPIQEYQVAHIPGALFFDVDGIADRTTKLPHMLPSEEAFAAAVSALGIQNKDDLVVYDGKGLFSAARVWWMFRVFGHDRIWVLDGGLPRWRASGYDVESSASSDAILKASAASEAIEKVYQGQAVGPITFETKFQPHLVWSLEQVTRNIDEQSHQLIDARSKPRFDGTAPEPRKGIRSGHVPGSKCIPFAQMLDGSQTLLPADDLKKRFDQEGISLESPVVTSCGTGVTACILALGLHRLGKTNVPVYDGSWSEWGAQSDTPVESSQTE, translated from the exons ATGGCTTCTTCCTTTTTGACAAAGATTCTTTTAGGTCCTCGCTCGATTATCACTCACCACCCACCAATTCTCTCTTCTTTCTTCTCT AAACGGCTGTTCTCTATACAAACTGTTCCAACCTCTACAGCCCAAAACACCAAATTGACTGGTTGGGCTCCTTGTATGGCTTCTTCAATAGTTGGTAGAAGAGCTGCATATTCAACACGATCTGCACCCACAAATGAGCCAGTTGTGTCTGTGGATTGGCTTTATGATAACCTGAAGGAGCCTGATATTAAG GTGGTGGATGCATCCTGGTACATGCCAGATGAGCAAAGGAATCCAATTCAAGAGTATCAG GTTGCTCATATTCCTGGGGCCCTTTTCTTTGACGTAGATGGAATAGCAGATAGAACTACAAAA TTACCACACATGTTGCCATCAGAAGAAGCTTTTGCTGCTGCTGTTTCTGCACTTGGCATACAGAACAAAGATGACTTAGTTGTTTATGACGGCAAAGGATTATTTAGTGCGGCTCGTGTTTGGTG GATGTTCCGAGTGTTTGGGCATGATAGAATTTGGGTATTAGATGGTGGCCTGCCAAGATGGCGTGCATCGGGTTATGATGTTGAGTCCAGTGCTTCGAGTGATGCTATTCTTAAAGCTAGTGCTGCAAGTGAGGCAATAGAGAAAGTATATCAGGGACAAGCA gTTGGTCCAATCACATTTGAGACTAAATTTCAGCCACATCTTGTTTGGAGCCTTGAACAG GTAACAAGAAATATAGACGAACAATCTCACCAACTCATAGATGCTAGATCAAAGCCCAG GTTTGATGGAACTGCACCAGAGCCTAGAAAGGGAATCAGAAGTGGTCATGTACCTGGCAGCAAATGTATCCCTTTTGCTCAG ATGTTAGATGGTTCACAGACATTGTTACCAGCGGATGATCTTAAGAAGCGTTTCGATCAAGAAG GCATCTCTTTGGAAAGTCCGGTAGTGACTTCATGTGGAACTGGGGTAACTGCATGCATTCTCGCATTG GGTCTTCATCGTCTCGGAAAGACTAATGTACCAGTTTATGATGGATCATGGAGTGAATGGGGAGCACAATCTGATACACCTGTTGAATCCTCTCAAACCGAATAG
- the LOC101514195 gene encoding thiosulfate/3-mercaptopyruvate sulfurtransferase 2 isoform X1, which translates to MASSFLTKILLGPRSIITHHPPILSSFFSVRIAFCIPNFIWKRLFSIQTVPTSTAQNTKLTGWAPCMASSIVGRRAAYSTRSAPTNEPVVSVDWLYDNLKEPDIKVVDASWYMPDEQRNPIQEYQVAHIPGALFFDVDGIADRTTKLPHMLPSEEAFAAAVSALGIQNKDDLVVYDGKGLFSAARVWWMFRVFGHDRIWVLDGGLPRWRASGYDVESSASSDAILKASAASEAIEKVYQGQAVGPITFETKFQPHLVWSLEQVTRNIDEQSHQLIDARSKPRFDGTAPEPRKGIRSGHVPGSKCIPFAQMLDGSQTLLPADDLKKRFDQEGISLESPVVTSCGTGVTACILALGLHRLGKTNVPVYDGSWSEWGAQSDTPVESSQTE; encoded by the exons ATGGCTTCTTCCTTTTTGACAAAGATTCTTTTAGGTCCTCGCTCGATTATCACTCACCACCCACCAATTCTCTCTTCTTTCTTCTCTGTAAGGATCGCTTTTTGTATCCCTAATTTCATCTGg AAACGGCTGTTCTCTATACAAACTGTTCCAACCTCTACAGCCCAAAACACCAAATTGACTGGTTGGGCTCCTTGTATGGCTTCTTCAATAGTTGGTAGAAGAGCTGCATATTCAACACGATCTGCACCCACAAATGAGCCAGTTGTGTCTGTGGATTGGCTTTATGATAACCTGAAGGAGCCTGATATTAAG GTGGTGGATGCATCCTGGTACATGCCAGATGAGCAAAGGAATCCAATTCAAGAGTATCAG GTTGCTCATATTCCTGGGGCCCTTTTCTTTGACGTAGATGGAATAGCAGATAGAACTACAAAA TTACCACACATGTTGCCATCAGAAGAAGCTTTTGCTGCTGCTGTTTCTGCACTTGGCATACAGAACAAAGATGACTTAGTTGTTTATGACGGCAAAGGATTATTTAGTGCGGCTCGTGTTTGGTG GATGTTCCGAGTGTTTGGGCATGATAGAATTTGGGTATTAGATGGTGGCCTGCCAAGATGGCGTGCATCGGGTTATGATGTTGAGTCCAGTGCTTCGAGTGATGCTATTCTTAAAGCTAGTGCTGCAAGTGAGGCAATAGAGAAAGTATATCAGGGACAAGCA gTTGGTCCAATCACATTTGAGACTAAATTTCAGCCACATCTTGTTTGGAGCCTTGAACAG GTAACAAGAAATATAGACGAACAATCTCACCAACTCATAGATGCTAGATCAAAGCCCAG GTTTGATGGAACTGCACCAGAGCCTAGAAAGGGAATCAGAAGTGGTCATGTACCTGGCAGCAAATGTATCCCTTTTGCTCAG ATGTTAGATGGTTCACAGACATTGTTACCAGCGGATGATCTTAAGAAGCGTTTCGATCAAGAAG GCATCTCTTTGGAAAGTCCGGTAGTGACTTCATGTGGAACTGGGGTAACTGCATGCATTCTCGCATTG GGTCTTCATCGTCTCGGAAAGACTAATGTACCAGTTTATGATGGATCATGGAGTGAATGGGGAGCACAATCTGATACACCTGTTGAATCCTCTCAAACCGAATAG